Proteins encoded within one genomic window of Gadus chalcogrammus isolate NIFS_2021 chromosome 6, NIFS_Gcha_1.0, whole genome shotgun sequence:
- the LOC130384463 gene encoding protein asteroid homolog 1-like isoform X2, with amino-acid sequence MGIQGLWSLLEDRSHIYQDIRFRDSKLLVDGTNLAFYLYDRSNLDQNRGGEYLAYQVQVQALFTALGDCGIKPYVVMDGGTGASDIRLNIREDRQRRLLRIAQGAALKGRRAGILPPFTTTVFEQTLNDMKVPLVRCFGEADGQLAALAREWSCPVLSGDTDFYIYDLPEGVLPLKHFLWDSWETRQNSSYIPCKRYTTASFCTFFNIDPQLLPFFASLAGNDHDCLRKIPWARFLPADCPRKRIKVPRLEGLLSWLGARTDQTAEDILTAAMDIPHLSQQVETEVQTEVQTEVQKEVQTAMLEYRLPSSSLRGFFSEGTAPSLPAEMLSWAPEWVRACLARGDLGADVFVHRRKILRIQVEHFDLQSSNLTSRPLRQVLYGLLLGQGGGEVLEVDRVGLELVSVKVRPLVQGTAQTLRLDSLPQFRD; translated from the exons ATGGGGATACAGGGCTTGTGGTCGCTGCTGGAGGACCGGAGCCACATCTACCAGGACATTCGCTTCAGGGACAGCAAGCTGCTGGTGGACGGCACTAACCTGGCCTTCTACCTGTACGACAGGTCCAACCTGGACCAGAACCGTGGCGGGGAGTACCTGGCCTatcaggtccaggtccaggctCTCTTCACGGCTCTAGGTGACTGTGGAATCAAACCGTACGTGGTGATGGACGGAGGCACGGGCGCCAGTGACATCAGACTTAACATCAGAGAGGACCGTCAAAGACGCCTTCTCCGGATTGCCCAGGGCGCCGCTCTGAAGGGCAGGAGGGCGGGCATCCTCCCCCCCTTTACCACGACAGTGTTCGAACAGACGCTGAACGACATGAAGGTGCCGCTGGTCAGGTGCTTCGGAGAGGCCGACGGCCAGCTGGCTGCTCTGGCCAGAGAGTGGAGCTGCCCGGTGCTGTCCGGAGACACTGACTTCTACATCTACGACCTTCCAGAGGGGGTTCTGCCACTCAAACACTTCCTGTGGGACTCATGGGAGACGAGACAGAACAGTAGTTACATCCCCTGCAAGCGATACACCACGGCCAGCTTCTGCACCTTCTTCAACATCGACCCCCAGCTCCTGCCCTTCTTCGCCTCACTAGCCGGGAACGACCACGACTGCCTCAGAAAAATTCCCTGGGCCCGATTCCTTCCAGCGGACTGCCCCAGGAAAAGGATAAAGGTCCCCCGCCTGGAGGGCCTCCTGAGTTGGCTGGGAGCCAGGACAGACCAGACGGCAGAAGACATCTTGACAGCAGCGATGGATATACCCCACCTGAGTCAACAGGTCGAGACGGAGGTGCAGACGGAGGTGCAGACGGAGGTGCAGAAGGAGGTGCAGACGGCCATGCTGGAGTACCGGCTCCCCAGCTCCTCTCTGCGGGGGTTCTTCAGTGAGGGGACCGCACCGTCGCTGCCCGCTGAGATGTTGAGCTGGGCCCCTGAGTGGGTCCGTGCGTGCCTGGCCAGAGGAGACCTGGGAGCTGACGTATTTGTGCACAGGCGGAAGATTCTCCGCATCCAGGTGGAGCACTTCGATCTACAGAGCTCCAACCTCACCTCGCGGCCTCTCAGACAGGTGTTGTACGGGCTGCTGCTGGGCcaaggggggggtgaggtgctGGAGGTGGACCGGGTCGGTCTGGAGCTCGTCAGTGTCAAGGTGCGACCGCTGGTCCAAGGAACCGCTCAGACACTGAGGCTGGACTCTCTGCCCCAG TTTCGGGATTag